A single region of the Amphiura filiformis chromosome 7, Afil_fr2py, whole genome shotgun sequence genome encodes:
- the LOC140157942 gene encoding uncharacterized protein, with amino-acid sequence MTITQIVIAIINQAHRGLVRERVRVINNKLDSLKVNKASLESELKSTIPADSPLKSEISSHIARVRENTFVKTKCRQVRKLQNLAEKNKVPVNRSLTTASEPDLTGTQLKKWVINLSKFKLTEPQTKVLAKGLNYAVSPTDVCTDEFVLATELACKNLAHSEAVQLRSKVASTLRSSKPPKSNVSNQERKAINVLKKEDSIVILPADKGKATVVLDKQEYNEKVDSMLSDTKTYEELTSDPTQKYKRKLVAILSRFSDEGKISMSKYKQLYPTAENVPRLYCTPKIHKPNAPLRPIVDYTSTIGCESSKWLADILAPMVGNSSHHVLNSKALAEELVEVVIEEGDILNSHDVVSLFTCTPISRVLDIVKERLQKESWLKEYNKSSGFNLATEDVVELLEFILSTTYFTFRGKIYRQRFGAAMGSPVSPLAANIFMEHLECTTIATAPLECKPKL; translated from the coding sequence atgacgatcacacagatcgtcattgcaaTCATAAATCAAGCTCATCGTGGTCTAGTACGCGAGCGAGTAAGAGTCATCAACAATAAATTAGACAGTTTAAAAGTTAATAAAGCATCTCTCGAAAGTGAATTAAAATCTACGATCCCCGCGGACTCCCCCCTGAAAAGTGAAATCTCGTCCCACATCGCGAGAGTTCGCGAGAATACGTTTGTGAAAACAAAATGCCGTCAAGTGCGCAAGCTGCAGAATTTGGCAGAGAAAAACAAAGTGCCGGTAAACAGAAGTCTCACTACTGCATCGGAACCAGATCTTACCGGAACGCAGTTGAAAAAGTGGGTAATTAACTTGTctaaatttaagcttactgaacCACAGACCAAGGTGCTTGCTAAAGGTCTGAATTACGCCGTGTCCCCTACCGATGTGTGTACCGACGAATTTGTGCTCGCTACTGAATTGGCATGTAAAAACCTAGCGCATTCAGAAGCTGTTCAACTTAGATCCAAAGTCGCAAGTACGCTTAGATCTTCTAAACCTCCGAAGTCAAACGTGAGTAACCAAGAAAGAAAGGCCATTAATGTCCTCAAAAAAGAGGATTCAATCGTTATTTTGCCGGCTGACAAAGGGAAGGCGACGGTAGTGTTGGACAAGCAGGAGTATAATGAAAAGGTAGACTCCATGCTTAGTGATACCAAAACGTATGAGGAGCTAACATCGGACCCTACTCAAAAGTATAAGAGAAAATTGGTGGCCATTTTGTCCAGATTTTCAGATGAAGGGAAGATTTCTATGTCTAAATACAAACAACTGTATCCAACGGCGGAAAATGTCCCTCGACTCTATTGTACGCCTAAAATTCACAAGCCCAATGCACCGCTTCGACCAATCGTCGATTACACCTCAACGATAGGCTGTGAATCGTCCAAATGGCTGGCAGATATTCTGGCCCCCATGGTAGGAAATTCTTCTCATCATGTGTTGAACTCGAAAGCGTTAGCGGAGGAATTAGTGGAGGTGGTTATAGAAGAAGGCGATATATTAAACTCCCATGATGTGGTGTCTTTGTTCACCTGTACACCCATTAGTAGAGTGTTGGACATAGTAAAGGAAAGGCTTCAGAAGGAGAGTTGGTTGAAGGAGTACAACAAATCGTCTGGTTTCAACTTAGCAACAGAAGATGTAGTGGAGTTGTTGGAATTTATCTTATCAACCACTTATTTCACATTTCGCGGAAAGATCTATAGACAGCGATTTGGAGCAGCTATGGGCAGTCCAGTGTCACCGTTGGCAGCGAATATATTTATGGAACATCTAGAATGTACTACTATCGCGACTGCCCCACTTGAATGTAAACCAAAGCTGTGA